From the genome of Triticum aestivum cultivar Chinese Spring chromosome 3B, IWGSC CS RefSeq v2.1, whole genome shotgun sequence, one region includes:
- the LOC123065816 gene encoding probable auxin efflux carrier component 9, whose protein sequence is MITWLAVYHVVEAMAPLYTAAVLGYASVRWLKAFSEEQCAGINHFVAIYAVPVLIFNMVSTNNPYAMNGRLVAADTLQKAVMLLGLVAWAAWESRSRRRRRSNGGGKASTASPLQWVVTAFSVASLPNTIIMGVPLLGGMYGAMSKDLMKQIVVMQFCVWYNVVIFIYEYMAARRAATAMDGTAKISPGSPGAAPSAEKIAPNDEAVVAAKRAHEVTVNIEITEVAAASTAQKDLADNTTTTVAKETSTDAEAEKASPPPAKSTAPSVRHIGLMAGKKVLKIPNTYASFLGLIWALIAFKCGIKMPKIIDDSLFTIQTTAVGLSMFASGTFIARQSRFVPCGYAIASVSMVLKFLIGPVVMLLASLAIGMHGTLLHIAVVQAALPLAVTSFVYAEEYKVHADIMSTGVILGIFISLPVTIVYYILLGL, encoded by the exons ATGATCACGTGGCTGGCCGTGTACCATGTCGTGGAGGCGATGGCGCCGCTGTACACGGCGGCGGTGCTCGGGTACGCGTCCGTGCGGTGGCTCAAGGCCTTCTCCGAGGAGCAGTGCGCGGGGATCAACCACTTCGTCGCCATCTACGCCGTGCCCGTCCTCATCTTCAACATGGTCTCCACCAACAACCCCTACGCCATGAACGGCCGCCTCGTCGCCGCCGACACGCTGCAGAAGGCGGTCATGCTGCTGGGCCTCGTCGCGTGGGCCGCTTGGGAgtcccgctcgcgccgccgccgccgatccaacGGAGGCGGCAAGGCCTCGACGGCCTCTCCGCTGCAGTGGGTGGTGACCGCCTTCTCCGTGGCGTCGCTGCCCAACACCATCATCATGGGCGTGCCGCTCCTCGGCGGCATGTATGGGGCCATGTCCAAGGACCTCATGAAGCAGATCGTCGTCATGCAGTTCTGCGTCTGGTACAACGTCGTCATCTTCATCTACGAGTACATGGCGGCCCGGCGCGCTGCGACGGCCATGGATGGCACCGCCAAGATCAGCCCTGGGTCGCCCGGGGCGGCGCCGTCCGCTGAGAAAATCGCCCCCAATGACGAGGCCGTCGTTGCGGCCAAGCGGGCCCACGAAGTAACCGTAAACATCGAGATCACGGAGGTTGCCGCGGCCTCTACGGCACAAAAAGATCTGGCAGACAACACAACAACGACGGTGGCCAAGGAGACGAGTACCGACGCGGAGGCAGAGaaggcgtcgccgccgccggcgaagTCGACGGCGCCGTCGGTGAGGCACATCGGGTTGATGGCAGGGAAGAAGGTTCTCAAGATTCCGAATACCTATGCAAGCTTCCTTGGCCTCATCTGGGCCCTGATCGCATTCAA GTGCGGGATCAAGATGCCAAAAATAATCGACGACTCACTGTTTACCATCCAGACGACGGCGGTTGGGCTCAGCATGTTCGCCTCGGGGACGTTCATAGCGCGGCAGTCGCGGTTCGTCCCGTGCGGCTACGCGATCGCGTCGGTATCGATGGTGCTCAAGTTCCTCATCGGCCCGGTGGTGATGCTGCTCGCGTCGCTCGCCATCGGCATGCACGGCACCCTGCTGCACATTGCTGTTGTACAG GCGGCACTCCCCCTAGCCGTGACTTCATTTGTGTACGCTGAAGAATACAAGGTCCATGCAGACATCATGAGCACAGG GGTAATTCTTGGAATATTTATCTCCCTCCCCGTCACCATTGTATACTACATTCTATTAGGGCTATAA